In the Clostridium beijerinckii genome, one interval contains:
- a CDS encoding peptidase U32 family protein translates to MIRPEILAPAGNLDKLKIAIDFGADAVYLGGSKLNLRAFADNFTNEQLKEGVEYAHDRNRKVYVTMNVFPHNADLGGVEDYIKELYETGVDAIIASDPAIISAAREVAPNLEIHLSTQANNVNWRAAKFWYEQGVKRIVMARELSLTEIKEMRDNLPEECEIEAFVHGSMCISYSGRCLISNYMVGRDANRGACAQACRFKYHLVEEKRPNEFYPVVEDENGTYIMNSKDLCMIEHIDDVIKAGVYSLKIEGRMKSLYYVAAVVKSYRQAVDAYMKDPDNYKFDPKWMENLNKVSHRVYHTGFYYGQSGEQVYEDSAYIRHADIIGIVRAYDEETKIATIEQKNKVLNGDTVEVLRPEGDNFEVVLHDMTEENGTPIESANRAKMIYKVRVDIPLKEKDLIVKDKE, encoded by the coding sequence ATGATAAGACCAGAAATTTTAGCACCAGCAGGAAATTTAGATAAACTTAAAATAGCAATAGATTTTGGTGCAGACGCTGTATATCTTGGCGGAAGCAAATTAAATCTAAGAGCATTTGCAGATAATTTTACTAATGAACAATTAAAGGAAGGCGTGGAATACGCTCATGATAGAAATCGAAAAGTTTATGTAACTATGAACGTTTTTCCTCATAATGCAGATTTAGGCGGAGTAGAAGATTATATAAAGGAATTATATGAAACAGGTGTTGATGCAATAATAGCATCAGATCCAGCAATAATTTCAGCAGCTAGAGAAGTTGCACCAAATTTAGAGATTCACTTAAGCACTCAAGCTAATAATGTTAACTGGAGAGCAGCTAAGTTTTGGTATGAACAAGGTGTTAAGAGAATAGTAATGGCTAGAGAGCTTAGCTTAACTGAGATAAAAGAAATGAGAGATAACTTGCCAGAGGAATGTGAGATCGAAGCATTTGTGCATGGTTCAATGTGTATAAGTTACTCAGGAAGATGTTTAATTTCTAATTATATGGTTGGGAGAGACGCTAATAGAGGGGCTTGTGCGCAAGCATGTAGATTTAAATATCATTTGGTAGAAGAAAAGAGACCAAATGAATTTTATCCAGTAGTTGAAGATGAGAATGGAACATACATAATGAATTCAAAAGACTTATGTATGATTGAACATATAGACGATGTTATAAAGGCTGGAGTATACTCTCTAAAAATCGAAGGACGAATGAAGAGTTTATATTACGTTGCAGCAGTAGTTAAATCATATAGGCAGGCAGTGGATGCATATATGAAAGATCCTGATAATTATAAATTCGATCCAAAGTGGATGGAAAATTTAAATAAAGTAAGTCACAGAGTATATCATACAGGTTTTTACTATGGCCAGAGTGGAGAGCAAGTATACGAAGATTCAGCGTATATAAGGCATGCAGATATAATAGGAATAGTAAGAGCATACGATGAAGAAACAAAAATAGCAACTATTGAACAAAAAAATAAAGTATTAAATGGTGATACAGTAGAAGTTTTAAGACCAGAAGGAGATAATTTCGAAGTTGTTCTTCATGATATGACAGAAGAAAACGGAACTCCAATAGAGTCGGCAAATAGAGCGAAAATGATATACAAAGTAAGAGTAGATATTCCTCTAAAAGAAAAAGATTTAATAGTTAAAGACAAAGAATAG
- a CDS encoding penicillin-binding transpeptidase domain-containing protein, whose amino-acid sequence MFFIFTGKFDRNKRLIQILAMLMTVIIMLTARLTILQIYPSERVVSSYQNHQEENISNMNYMILDTNGKDLMKYNKKYVLVIDTRPFSLNNYEETLEDLMAFNFIMKSENPDFSYSDIMKQSGKLYFNISEDTYNKINNLKNIKGIYTYISDEVDTKKAWSVSSMLSKILDEEHEAGTLEGDMYDYLKDNEKPKSEFYLDNKAVYAKQSVSISDDNKNLKLTLDSDIENKIRDILDKEEYSYLSNVGVTIMESDTGKIRAMVQKDESAANVNLGIQQIGYEPGSIYKVITLGAALDMGLININDTFVGAGKIDRKVYGKLSVEQAFEKSSNDVFADIGAKVGYDKLMDYSQKLGLYDRVLNLNSGIVKEAQGVKPEEESGINNISIGQCMNVTPIQMLGAINSITNNGVYEKPYLVEGILDKDDNLIKEFKTDKKRVFSETTAKIVKNEMRQVVLKGTGIKAYESDLDIGGKTGSATGSEGKTHGWFAGYFSAGGKNYTMVVFTPDIQMDKDANNEDLGGGDTAAPIFKDIVKTLNAK is encoded by the coding sequence GTGTTTTTCATTTTTACTGGAAAATTTGATAGAAATAAGAGATTGATTCAGATTCTAGCTATGCTTATGACTGTAATTATTATGTTAACAGCGCGTTTAACAATATTGCAAATATATCCATCTGAAAGAGTTGTGAGTTCTTATCAAAATCACCAAGAAGAAAATATTAGCAATATGAATTATATGATTTTAGACACTAATGGGAAAGATTTAATGAAGTATAACAAAAAATACGTACTTGTCATTGATACAAGACCATTCAGTTTAAATAACTATGAAGAAACACTTGAGGATTTAATGGCGTTTAATTTCATAATGAAATCTGAAAATCCTGATTTTAGTTATTCAGATATAATGAAACAAAGTGGGAAATTATATTTTAACATATCAGAGGATACATATAACAAAATTAATAATCTAAAAAATATTAAAGGAATATATACTTATATTTCTGATGAAGTAGATACTAAAAAAGCGTGGAGTGTCAGCAGTATGTTATCAAAAATATTAGATGAGGAACATGAAGCAGGAACTCTTGAAGGTGATATGTATGATTATCTAAAAGATAATGAAAAACCTAAAAGTGAATTTTATTTAGATAATAAAGCTGTTTATGCGAAACAATCAGTAAGTATAAGTGATGATAATAAAAATTTAAAATTAACTCTTGATAGTGATATTGAAAATAAAATAAGAGATATTTTGGATAAAGAGGAATATTCATATTTAAGCAATGTAGGGGTTACTATAATGGAAAGTGATACAGGTAAAATTAGGGCAATGGTTCAAAAGGATGAAAGCGCTGCTAATGTGAATTTAGGTATACAGCAGATTGGATATGAACCTGGATCTATTTACAAAGTAATAACACTCGGAGCAGCTTTAGATATGGGGCTTATAAATATAAATGATACTTTTGTTGGAGCAGGTAAGATAGATAGAAAAGTATATGGTAAATTATCAGTTGAGCAGGCTTTTGAAAAGTCTTCTAATGATGTGTTTGCTGATATAGGAGCAAAAGTTGGCTATGATAAATTAATGGATTACTCACAGAAATTAGGATTATACGATAGAGTACTAAATTTAAATAGTGGAATCGTAAAAGAGGCACAAGGGGTGAAACCAGAAGAGGAGTCCGGAATAAACAATATATCTATAGGACAATGCATGAATGTAACTCCAATTCAAATGCTGGGAGCTATAAATTCTATAACTAATAATGGGGTTTATGAAAAACCATACTTAGTCGAAGGTATTTTGGATAAAGATGATAATTTAATAAAAGAGTTTAAAACTGATAAAAAGAGAGTATTTAGTGAAACAACAGCAAAAATAGTTAAGAATGAAATGAGGCAGGTTGTTTTGAAAGGAACAGGAATAAAAGCATATGAATCAGACCTTGATATAGGTGGTAAAACTGGTTCGGCGACAGGTAGTGAAGGTAAAACCCATGGATGGTTTGCTGGATATTTTAGTGCAGGAGGAAAAAACTATACTATGGTAGTATTTACTCCAGACATACAGATGGATAAGGATGCTAATAATGAAGATCTTGGTGGTGGCGATACTGCAGCACCAATATTTAAAGATATAGTTAAAACTTTAAATGCGAAGTAG